A single region of the Enterobacter cloacae complex sp. R_G8 genome encodes:
- the ghxP gene encoding guanine/hypoxanthine transporter GhxP encodes MSTPSARTGGSLDAIFKISARGSTVRQEIVAGLTTFLAMVYSVIVVPGMLGKAGFPPAAVFVATCLVAGVGSIVMGLWANLPMAIGCAISLTAFTAFSLVLGQHISVPVALGAVFLMGVLFTIISATGIRSWILRNLPHGVAHGTGIGIGLFLLLIAANGVGLVIKNPLDGLPVALGHFASFPVIMSLIGLAVIIGLEKLKVPGGILLTIIGVSIVGLIFDPTVHFSGIFAMPSLSDDNGNSLIGSLDIVGALNPVILPSVLALVMTAVFDATGTIRAVAGQANLLDKDGQIIDGGKALTTDSLSSVFSGLVGAAPAAVYIESAAGTAAGGKTGLTAITVGVLFLLILFLSPLSYLVPAYATAPALMYVGLLMLSNVAKIDFADFVDAMSGLITAVFIVLTCNIVTGIMIGFASLVIGRLVSGEWRKLNIGTVVIAVALVVFYAGGWAI; translated from the coding sequence ATGTCTACGCCATCCGCGCGTACCGGCGGTTCACTTGACGCCATCTTTAAAATTTCTGCTCGCGGCAGCACCGTGCGCCAGGAAATCGTTGCCGGTCTGACAACGTTTCTGGCAATGGTGTACTCCGTCATCGTTGTGCCGGGCATGCTCGGTAAAGCAGGCTTCCCACCGGCAGCGGTCTTCGTTGCAACCTGTCTGGTCGCCGGTGTTGGCTCCATCGTAATGGGGCTGTGGGCGAATCTGCCGATGGCGATTGGCTGTGCCATTTCCTTGACCGCCTTCACCGCGTTTAGCCTGGTGCTGGGCCAACACATCAGCGTACCGGTTGCCCTGGGCGCCGTCTTCCTGATGGGCGTGCTGTTCACCATTATCTCGGCAACCGGCATTCGTAGCTGGATTTTGCGCAATCTGCCGCACGGCGTGGCGCACGGCACCGGTATCGGTATCGGGCTGTTCCTGCTGCTGATTGCCGCCAACGGCGTGGGTCTGGTCATTAAGAACCCGCTGGACGGTCTGCCGGTGGCGCTGGGCCACTTCGCCAGCTTCCCGGTGATCATGTCCCTGATTGGCCTGGCGGTGATTATTGGTCTGGAAAAACTGAAAGTCCCTGGCGGCATTCTGCTGACCATTATCGGTGTGTCCATTGTCGGCCTGATTTTCGACCCGACCGTGCATTTCTCCGGTATTTTTGCCATGCCGTCACTGAGCGATGACAACGGTAACTCACTGATTGGCAGCCTGGATATTGTCGGCGCGCTGAACCCGGTGATCCTGCCAAGCGTGCTGGCGCTGGTGATGACGGCGGTGTTTGATGCCACCGGTACCATCCGTGCGGTGGCCGGTCAGGCGAACCTGCTGGATAAAGACGGTCAGATTATCGACGGTGGCAAAGCGCTGACCACCGACTCCCTGAGCAGCGTCTTCTCGGGTCTGGTCGGGGCTGCTCCGGCTGCGGTCTATATTGAGTCCGCTGCGGGGACGGCAGCAGGCGGTAAAACGGGTCTCACGGCCATTACCGTTGGTGTGCTATTTCTGCTGATCCTGTTCCTCTCGCCGCTCTCTTACCTGGTGCCAGCCTACGCTACGGCTCCGGCACTGATGTACGTCGGCCTGCTGATGCTGAGCAACGTGGCGAAAATTGACTTTGCGGACTTTGTGGACGCGATGTCAGGCCTGATCACGGCGGTGTTTATCGTGCTGACCTGTAACATCGTGACCGGCATCATGATCGGCTTCGCGTCACTGGTGATTGGGCGCCTGGTCTCCGGTGAGTGGCGCAAGCTGAACATCGGCACCGTGGTCATCGCCGTTGCGCTGGTGGTGTTCTACGCGGGCGGCTGGGCTATCTAA